From the genome of Rubripirellula reticaptiva:
GTGGAAACCGAGGCGGTGCAGGCGGACCCGGCGGGCCAGGTGGCCGAACTGGAAACCGCGGTGGCGGTCGTCCTCAGCGACCCGCAACTGCCGAGTAGTCGTCAGGCAAGATTGGCTCAAGGCATTAGCAATTCTTGTAGCTTAGCTTCGTCAGCACTCGGTTCGCGACGAAGCGCTCCGTCGCACCGATAGGGACAAACCTCGCTGGGGTTTGTCCCGTTTTTTTGGGACTGACTGAACCATTTCGCGGACGCTTCATCGGCTGGGCATGATTCGACAATGCCAATGATTCATTGCCGATGGGGCAGTCGCTTTCGCGGCGTTGCTAAGCGGCGCGACGATTGGCTGCATCGTCCTGTCGAGCCAGGATCGAATTCACAGTTCGCTTAATCGCGCCGCGGTGTTTCTTCACGACCGCTTTGGCGGCTCGCCCCAACGCATCAGCCGCGGGAATGTCGTCGAGGCATCGCCGGACAAATGCTTCGAGTTCGGTTTGGTCGTGTACTCGGACAGCGGCTTCTGCATCAATCAGATCACCAGCAATCTGGCGAAAATTCCGTGTGTTGGGGCCAAATGAGACCGCCGATCCATAGCCGGCTGGTTCAAGCATGTTCTGTCCGCCGCGGTCACCAAAGCTGCCTCCGACGGTGGCAATTTGACCGACGCCCCACCAGTCTCGTAGTTCGCCGATCGTATCGACAAGAATGACCGTATCGTTGTTCCACGACGCGAGACCTGACGATGGGCCACAGCTGCGGCGATGTGCGGCGAGTCCGACGTCTTGAATCAACGTGGCGACTTCGTCGAAACGTTCTTTGTGTCGGGGAACGATGACAAGCCGTAGTTCAGGATGGTTAACGCGAAGCGATTGATAGATGTTGATCGCCATCGCTTCTTCGCCACTTTGAGTGCTTCCGACGATCCAAATTTGATGCCATGGATCGACGCCGGCCCAGTTTGCCAGCTTGGCGACACTGTCGGTATCGCGTGTTGTCGGTGCATTGTCGTACTTTAGCGATCCAGTGACTGACAATCGCTTGGTGGCTGTCCCGCAAGCCGCAAATCGGTCCCGAGTGGTTTCGTCCTGGCATCCGACCCAGGACAGGCGCGCGAAGGTCGGTGCCAAGAATTTTGCGAACTGTTGATACCGCGATGCACTGCGCTCACTTAGCCGGGCATTGATCACCGACACAGTGACGCCGTTTTCGGTGGCGATTCGAATTAGATTGGGCCACAGTTCTAACTCGGCCAGAATCAGTTGCTTGGGCGACAGGTGTTTTAGCGTTCGCCGGGCCGCCCATGTAAAGTCGAGTGGGCAAAAGAAAACTCGATCAGTGCCAAATCGCTGGACCGCCAAATCGTAGCCTGTGTCTGTCGACGTGCTGATGATGACACGCGTTTCGGGATCGAATCGCTCGAGTTCGGCGACAATACTGGGCAGCAGATTGACTTCGCCAACACTGACCGCGTGAATCCACATGCAAGGGCGACCCTGCGTTAGCACCCGAGCTTCAGAAACGGATAGCCCAAAAAGTTTTTGTGGGGCTCCGCGTCGGTACCGTCCGTGCCGGAACATGCGATAGGCAACGACCGGTGAAAGCAACATCAGGGCGATGGCATAAAGGGCATTGGGCCACATGGAAAATCCTTTTTCCGTTTCGCTGTAAATGATGTGTCCCGCTGGGCCAAGCCTTGGGGATGCCGTCGCGAAAGTCGTCAAGACATTTGGCGATTCAATTACTGGTCGAAACTCGTGACGAGTTTCGCTATACCAGGATTCACTTGTCGCCTACTTTCGCATGTGGCAGGCTTTGTACTTCTTCCCGCTACCGCAAGGGCACGGATCATTTCGGCCGACGCGTGGTCCATCGTTTCGGATCGGGTCGGGACGAACTTCCTCGTTGCTTTGGTTGCTGGATTCCGCAGCGGCTTGTGCCGGCGTCGATTGCGATGCGACAGCCATGGCCGAATCGGCATCATCGTGGTGAGCCTGGCCTTCGACATAGGTGCTGCGAATGAACTCTTCGTTCAAGGATTCCATCCGAAAGATCAAATCGGTGACTCGCTCGCCAATCGATTCCCACATCGTTTCAAACAACCGCATGCCTTCGCGCTTGTACTCGACCTTGGGGTCCATTTGGGCATAGCCCTTCAATCCGACACTGCTGCGCAGATGGTCCATCGTCAACAAGTGGTTTTTCCACGTGTCGTCGACAATGTTGAGCAAGACCTGACGTTCCATGCGACGCATTTCTGGATGGAAACGATCATCGACCGCGCCGTCGAGCGTTAGAGCCAACTCTTCGCGGTTCATTCTCGACAAGTCTTCTTTGGCCGAGTGGTGGTTTAGTTCATCATTTAACCACTGGGTCAGTTGGTCCAGTGAATCGTTGCCGCCACCGGCCACCGCTGCGGTCGTTTTCGGATCTGCTTTGCCGAAGACCGCGTCGAGTTTGGTTTTTGCGAGTGCGTGTTGCTCGTCTGCTGCGCCGTGCGTGTTGCGACTGAACTCGATCAATTGTTCTTTCAGTTCGTCGCGAATCAGTCGCACATTGTCGACGTCCAGCGAAGCACCAAACCGCCGCGAAACCCATTGCACCAATCCTTCGCGATCGAGCGAGACTTGGCCGTCTTGTTTTTCCGTGAACTTTGATAGTCCTGTTAAAACCGGATACTCGGCTTCTTTGTGCAGATAGGCAGCTTCGGCGCGTTCGTACAGCGATGCAGCAATTTTGCGTCGGTCTTCGACGTCGCGGAATTCGTCCGGAGTCGTTTCAATGCCGAACTTATGATGCATCCACGCGCTAAGTGTTCGCAGACCAAAGTCCGTATCCAGCATCATTTGGGCTTCCGACAAATCGATCGTGCTGACTCGCTCGTGAGCGATTTTGGTCAATTCGTCGATCATCTCGTCGCGATCCATGTTCTGCAGCGAGTGCTCTTGGTAGTTGGTGCCCAGACGAGTGTTCGCCCAGGTCGCCATCGCCTTCCAGTTCCATTCGTCTTCCATCGATTCGGGAAGGTTTTCTTCCACGATCTCGGCGACTGTCACTTCGGAGGCTCGCTCGGCCATGTCCTTGGCGTACGAGTCGGCCATTTCGAAATCCATATTCACAAAGTCACGCGGTTCCAGCTGGCAATCCAGTTTCGAACCTGCAAACGATGCGAATGAGTCGACGCCGTAGTTGGGTTCCAAGAACGAGTCGACGTACTTGGTGATTTGGCCCCGAACAAGGTCCAGGATCATCTTGCGTGAACTGTGTCCGTCCAACAAGTTTTGGCGATAGCGGTAAACACGTTTGCGTTGCTCGTCCATGACTTCGTCATAGTCCAGCAAGCTCTTGCGAATTTCGTAGTTGCGTTCTTCGACCTTCTTCTGCGCGGCCGCTATTCGGCGCGTCACCATTTGCGACTCGATCGCTTCGCCTTCCTTCATGCCCAGACGTTCCATCATGCTCTTGACGAAATCACCGGCAAAAATCCGCATCAAGTCGTCTTCAAGCGACAAGAAGAATCGGCTGGAACCGGGGTCGCCTTGGCGACCACAACGACCGCGAAGCTGCAAGTCAATTCGGCGTGATTCGTGACGTTCAGTGCCCAGCACGTACAGGCCGCCGATTTCGCGAACGACTTCGCCTTCTTCGCTCATTTTTTCGCGTTGGTCGATTTCTTCGACCAAGGTGTTCCAGACCTCGTCGGGTACTTCCAAACGAGTCGGGTACTCGTGTTGCAGTTGCGCCCAGGCCATGTTTTCGGGGTTACCGCCAAGGATGATGTCAGTACCGCGACCGGCCATGTTGGTCGCGATCGTGACCGCGTTCAATCGACCCGCTTGGGCAACGATGTCAGCTTCTCGGCCGTGCTGTTTTGCATTCAGGACGTCGTGAACAATCCCACGGCGTTCTAACAGTTCGGACAACCGCTCGCTTTTTTCGATACTGACCGTACCGATCAGAACCGGACGGCCTTTTCGTTCGACTGATGTGACTTTCGACTTTGGAATTTTCTCGGCAAGCTTTTCACCCTTCAGGATGATATTGATTTCGTCGTCCGTTTCGCTCTGGATGATTCCCCAGTGTTCGTCATCTTTGGTATTGATGACGTCCCACTTATGAGCGCGTTCGACTTCATCAGCAAGCGCCTTGAACTTGTCTTTTTCGGTCAGATAGATCAGGTCGGGGTGTTCGATCCGTTTCATGTGACGGTGCGTCGGAATCGCGACGACGTCTAAGTTGTAGATCTTCATGAACTCGGTCGACTCAGTCATCGCCGTGCCCGTCATTCCCGACAACTTCTTGTACATCTTGAAGATGTTTTGCAATGAAGCGGTCGCGAACGTCTGCGTTTCTTGCTTGATCGGCACGCCTTCCTTGGCTTCGACGGCTTGGTGCAGCCCGTCGGACCACTGGCGGCCTTCCATCAAGCGCCCGGTGAACTCGTCAACGATCACAATCTGACGATCTTTGACGACGTAGTTCACGTCCAATCGATACAGGTAATGAGCCTTCAGCGAGTTGTCGATCAGGTGCGGCCATTCCATGTTGCCGGCGGTGTAGAAACTTTCAACACCAGCCAAACGTTCGGCTTCGCGTACGCCTTCGTCGGTCAGCGTGACGTTATGTTGCTTTTCGTCGACCGTGAAGTGAGTTTCTTTGACCAGTTTTCTAGCGACTTTGTCGGCTTCTTGGTAACGACCGAGGTCCAAGTCGGCAGGTCCGCTGATGATCAGTGGCGTCCGAGCTTCGTCGATCAGAATGTTGTCGACTTCGTCAATGATTGCGTAGTTCAGCGGGCCTTGGCACTGCTGCACATCGCTCGGGAAACGCTGGTCACCCTTGGCGGCCGGACGCATGTTGTCACGCAGATAGTCGAAGCCGAACTCGTTGTTGGTTCCGTAGGTGATGTCGCATTGGTATGCGGCTTGCTTTTGCGATGTCGACATGCCCGATTGAATGGCATTGATGGTCAAACCCAGGTTCATGAACAGCGGCGCCATCCATTCCATGTCGCGGCGAGCCAAGTAATCGTTGACCGTGATGACGTGAACGCCTTTGCCTTCGAGCGCGTTCAGGTACGTTGGCAGGGTTGCCACCAACGTCTTACCTTCACCGGTGACCATTTCGGCGATGCCGCCAGAGTGCAACACCATGCCACCGATTAGCTGAACATCGTAGTGACGCATGCCCATGAATCGCTTGCCGCCTTCGCGACAAACGGCGAATGCGTCTTCGAGAATGTCATCGAGTGATTCGCCTTCGCGCAGCCGCCCGCGCAGCACGTCAGTCTGGCGACGCAATTCTTCGTCGCTCAGTGCAGCGTATTTCGGCTCCATCGCCGTAATTCGATCGGCTTTCTCGCGAAAGCGAGCAACCGTCCGCGCGTTCGCGGATCCGAAAACGGCCGTGATTCCGCGTTCAACGGAGCTGAAGAGGCCACCAAAGACGACACCCAGGACGTCCCAAATCTGTTCAAAAAATGACATGGTTTTATGAAATTGTATTTAACCGAAAGCTGTCGGCGGCTGCATTTGCCACACCGCAGATGCTTAATAGAAGTTCGTCCCTGATGGGGGCATTGATTGCAGCCCCCGCGAGCGTTGGCTCGCATGATCTCTCGTAAATCGTTCTGTAAGCTAAAGTTACGGGTTTAGGGGAAATGGGTCAACTGTGATTGTTTTTGGCGTCCCTGGCGACTTAGAATCGCCGCCCGGGCTGCCCTCTGACGCGAGTTTTTGAAGCGGTATGGTGTTTCTTTGCAGGCAACTTCGAATTCGGTTCGCCGCTTTCCATGGGAGTCTCTACGATGGAAAGGAAACCTGTTTTCTCGTAATCTCGGCCAGCTTCGCTATGCAATTCCCGTTTTGCCTACCGCATCATCGCGGTTTTCGAGTGATTGTGCCACCGACCGACAATCTGATGGTGGGGCGGAGTCGGAAAACTTCGCTCGTCGCGTCTTCGTTTGGCCCTCAGGTACCTTTTGATTCGCCGAAACGATGGGTTGATTGGCTGTTCGCTGCATTTTTGACTGCGATTTGTGGAATGGCCTCTTTGACACCGGCGGCGGGCCAAGGCCCGGGTAGCGGGATCGGCATTTTGGGAGGATCCCAGCCTTACGGGCAATATCCGGCCCCAACGTATTACCTGGCGCTGGAGGTCTATCGCAGCGGCGACTTGCCCAACGCGGTCGATGCCTTTGACGCGGCTCTGCGAGATACTCGTCGCAACGTCAATGGACGGATGATCGACGCGATCCCCGCTCTGGCGATGTTGGGTGAGTGTTATTGGCATATGGGAAACGTGCCGCTTGCGCGACAGTACGCCGATCAAGCTTTTCAAATCGCGATTCGTTATGAAGGATGGATAAGTCGGGTCGAATGGGAATCGACCGTTCGCGTTGGCGCCCAGCGATCGAGGCCAACTTGGTTGTGGCCCGAAGCAGCATCAGTCAATGTGATTCCGACGAGTGACCGGATCCTGTTTCGATCGGGCAAGCAACTAACCGAAGCCGACTTGGTCCGGGGCGGTGTGGTCGAGGAACTAAACCTGCGGCCGATGGACGTGATCGAAATCATGCGTGGCATCGCGGTCGCGTCTTACCGTCGCCGCGTCATTCTCGGCCCGCTTTCCGAGGACGATCCGATGGCAAGCGGGTTGGTGGACGCCACGAAGTTCCCGGCCGGATTGAATGTCCCGGTCGCCCGATCGTTGATCGGGGCGATGCGAACGGCTGGCTACTACGCGCGGTACAGCGAAACGAAAGTCGTTGAAGAAGCGAATCGTTCGGCGACTGTTGGTGGTGGTGTGCATCCGCTGACTCCGATCTCGCTGCAGTGTCAGGCATCTACGATGGCTGCGTCGGCCAATCCGGCCGACGTGATCCGCATTGCCGCCAATATCGCCAACTCGGCCGCCGCATTGGATCAGCCCGAATGGGTTGGCGAAGCGATGCAGTTAGCAGCCGGATGCGCCGATTCGAATACGGCGGACGGCGTGGCCAAGATGGCAACGGTCGCAGCGGGCGCGCTGAGCCGCCAATCTCGATTGGGTACGCTGCACTGTTTGATTGCCGCCGCAGATGCGGCCGTCACTTCGGGCAATATTGACGGAGCGTCCGGGTTGCTGGGGCAGGCTCAGGCACTTTCCTCGCGTCGAGATGTCGTTCAACCTCGCTTGGAGGCCTACGGTGCCTACGTGTTGGCACGGATTTCTGCAGCCCGTGGAGGCTCATTCGGATCGGGGAATTCGCCCGACCTTGATCAAGCGTTGGCCAGTATCGAAAGCTTCGTCTTGAATCGCCGCGATCGAAAGCAATCGCTCGTTTCGATGCCGCGAATTTATCAATTGGGATTGTTGGGCCAAGCCGTCGGTACCTCCGTGGGCGCAAGTACGGGATCCAAGTGGCTGGAAACATACTGTGACGAACCGACTCTCGATGTTTGGCGACGCGATCCGGTGGATGCAATTGCGGGTGTCATCGTGGATCGTTCGGCTGCGCACGCTGCAAGAATCAACTTGGCTGTTTCGGCTGGCTATCCCGAAGCCGTGCTGCAAGCATGTGACGCGATGTTGGCGGCGCGGTTTATCGATCGTTTGCCGATTGGTGGACGGATCACCCAGGTCCGTACCATTGCGGGAGGCGACGATCAGTTGCTTGCACCGGAGATCGCTGAGGTCCGCAAGGCAGCCGGTCCGTTGATGGCTGAACTTCGAGCCGGGGCAGCGAACCAAGGTGAGCCGAACTTGGCCGAGATCGAAGTTTTGGAAGCAAAAGCAACGTTGCTGGCGTTGGACCGGGTGTCGCTGCCACAGATGGCAATTCCTCGGCTCGAAGAAAAGATGCCCGTTGCGAAACTGCCCGCGCGTTCGGCACTGTTGACGTTCGCCTTTGTCGGCAATCGCTTGTACGCGACGTTGTCAACCGATGGGAAAGTCGTAGCCTGGGACGTGGCGGGCGCGAATCGGTTGTCCGGCGATATCGGCCGGCTTCTCAATGGCATCGGTGTTGGTAAGGCGAGAGGGAATCGATTGCCCGAAGGCGACCAGTGGCGAACCATTGCGGCGGCGATCGCCGCCAGAATCTTCACCGACGAGTCCTACTTTTCCCCCGATCGGTTTGATGAATTGATCATCGTTCCCGACGGTCCGTTGTGGTACTTGCCGTTCGAATTGTTACCGGCAAGTTTGGCCGCTGCCGATCCCGATGCGCCCGAGGATTTGTCGCTGTTGTCGGACAATCTGTCGATTCGTTACGTACCGACGCCTGGCATGGCGTTGACGGCGTCGGCAAAGCCAGCAACCAGTCGCGTGATTGGAATCACCGCCGATCAGTTCTTTGCGCCGCGTGATCTGGAATTGAACGCGTCGATTTTTGACTCGGTGGTTGAGTCGGCCAACGAATCGATTCGGCTACCCGAAGATTTGAATGTGGCGACTGGATTGTTGTCGGACCGAGTCGGGCATTTGGTTGTTGCTGCGGCGAGGCCGGCAAACTTGAAAGTTCCGCTTGCGATGAACTTGGCGTCTTATGATCAAGATTCGATCTACGGAACCATTCATGGATGGCTGCGTTTTCCAACGTCAGTTCCACGCAGCGTGGTTTTGTTCGGGCTAAGGACGTCCGTTGATGTCGGACAGATGGGAACCGGTGATGAGATCTTTTCGACGCTCTGTGGATTGCATGTATCCGGCGTTCGCAGCGTGTTGTTGTCACGTTGGGCGGTTGGCGGCGAATCGTCGGCGATTTTGCTGCGTGAGTTTTTGCAAGAGTTGCCATTCATGGGAATGAATGAATCGTGGGCGCGAGCAAGGGTGTTGTTGCGAAGCCGAGAGCTGGATCCGGCCGCCGAACCGTTGTTGATGAAATCGGAGCACGATCGCGAAGGCATTACCGGGGACCAGCCACTGTTTTGGAGTGGCTACCTGATCTCGTCTCCACCAATTCCGGCAGCAGAAGTAGAAGTGGGGGCTGAGTGACGTTCAAAGTTGTCATTGGGCAAGTTCAGGGAACACACCTTCGTCAAGTTCCATTCGCTTGACGATCGCGCGCAGGCGGATCTGGAAATCGCTCTTGTAGTTGGCGACCTGTTGCTCGGTCAGACCCGTCGCCTCGGCGACTTCTTTATTTGATGTTCCGATGACGAACAGCATTTCGATCGCTTTCAGTTTCGTCCAGCCATCGCCGTCCTTCCAGCGAGATAT
Proteins encoded in this window:
- a CDS encoding CHAT domain-containing protein; this translates as MASLTPAAGQGPGSGIGILGGSQPYGQYPAPTYYLALEVYRSGDLPNAVDAFDAALRDTRRNVNGRMIDAIPALAMLGECYWHMGNVPLARQYADQAFQIAIRYEGWISRVEWESTVRVGAQRSRPTWLWPEAASVNVIPTSDRILFRSGKQLTEADLVRGGVVEELNLRPMDVIEIMRGIAVASYRRRVILGPLSEDDPMASGLVDATKFPAGLNVPVARSLIGAMRTAGYYARYSETKVVEEANRSATVGGGVHPLTPISLQCQASTMAASANPADVIRIAANIANSAAALDQPEWVGEAMQLAAGCADSNTADGVAKMATVAAGALSRQSRLGTLHCLIAAADAAVTSGNIDGASGLLGQAQALSSRRDVVQPRLEAYGAYVLARISAARGGSFGSGNSPDLDQALASIESFVLNRRDRKQSLVSMPRIYQLGLLGQAVGTSVGASTGSKWLETYCDEPTLDVWRRDPVDAIAGVIVDRSAAHAARINLAVSAGYPEAVLQACDAMLAARFIDRLPIGGRITQVRTIAGGDDQLLAPEIAEVRKAAGPLMAELRAGAANQGEPNLAEIEVLEAKATLLALDRVSLPQMAIPRLEEKMPVAKLPARSALLTFAFVGNRLYATLSTDGKVVAWDVAGANRLSGDIGRLLNGIGVGKARGNRLPEGDQWRTIAAAIAARIFTDESYFSPDRFDELIIVPDGPLWYLPFELLPASLAAADPDAPEDLSLLSDNLSIRYVPTPGMALTASAKPATSRVIGITADQFFAPRDLELNASIFDSVVESANESIRLPEDLNVATGLLSDRVGHLVVAAARPANLKVPLAMNLASYDQDSIYGTIHGWLRFPTSVPRSVVLFGLRTSVDVGQMGTGDEIFSTLCGLHVSGVRSVLLSRWAVGGESSAILLREFLQELPFMGMNESWARARVLLRSRELDPAAEPLLMKSEHDREGITGDQPLFWSGYLISSPPIPAAEVEVGAE
- a CDS encoding 3-deoxy-D-manno-octulosonic acid transferase, producing the protein MWPNALYAIALMLLSPVVAYRMFRHGRYRRGAPQKLFGLSVSEARVLTQGRPCMWIHAVSVGEVNLLPSIVAELERFDPETRVIISTSTDTGYDLAVQRFGTDRVFFCPLDFTWAARRTLKHLSPKQLILAELELWPNLIRIATENGVTVSVINARLSERSASRYQQFAKFLAPTFARLSWVGCQDETTRDRFAACGTATKRLSVTGSLKYDNAPTTRDTDSVAKLANWAGVDPWHQIWIVGSTQSGEEAMAINIYQSLRVNHPELRLVIVPRHKERFDEVATLIQDVGLAAHRRSCGPSSGLASWNNDTVILVDTIGELRDWWGVGQIATVGGSFGDRGGQNMLEPAGYGSAVSFGPNTRNFRQIAGDLIDAEAAVRVHDQTELEAFVRRCLDDIPAADALGRAAKAVVKKHRGAIKRTVNSILARQDDAANRRAA
- a CDS encoding preprotein translocase subunit SecA; this encodes MSFFEQIWDVLGVVFGGLFSSVERGITAVFGSANARTVARFREKADRITAMEPKYAALSDEELRRQTDVLRGRLREGESLDDILEDAFAVCREGGKRFMGMRHYDVQLIGGMVLHSGGIAEMVTGEGKTLVATLPTYLNALEGKGVHVITVNDYLARRDMEWMAPLFMNLGLTINAIQSGMSTSQKQAAYQCDITYGTNNEFGFDYLRDNMRPAAKGDQRFPSDVQQCQGPLNYAIIDEVDNILIDEARTPLIISGPADLDLGRYQEADKVARKLVKETHFTVDEKQHNVTLTDEGVREAERLAGVESFYTAGNMEWPHLIDNSLKAHYLYRLDVNYVVKDRQIVIVDEFTGRLMEGRQWSDGLHQAVEAKEGVPIKQETQTFATASLQNIFKMYKKLSGMTGTAMTESTEFMKIYNLDVVAIPTHRHMKRIEHPDLIYLTEKDKFKALADEVERAHKWDVINTKDDEHWGIIQSETDDEINIILKGEKLAEKIPKSKVTSVERKGRPVLIGTVSIEKSERLSELLERRGIVHDVLNAKQHGREADIVAQAGRLNAVTIATNMAGRGTDIILGGNPENMAWAQLQHEYPTRLEVPDEVWNTLVEEIDQREKMSEEGEVVREIGGLYVLGTERHESRRIDLQLRGRCGRQGDPGSSRFFLSLEDDLMRIFAGDFVKSMMERLGMKEGEAIESQMVTRRIAAAQKKVEERNYEIRKSLLDYDEVMDEQRKRVYRYRQNLLDGHSSRKMILDLVRGQITKYVDSFLEPNYGVDSFASFAGSKLDCQLEPRDFVNMDFEMADSYAKDMAERASEVTVAEIVEENLPESMEDEWNWKAMATWANTRLGTNYQEHSLQNMDRDEMIDELTKIAHERVSTIDLSEAQMMLDTDFGLRTLSAWMHHKFGIETTPDEFRDVEDRRKIAASLYERAEAAYLHKEAEYPVLTGLSKFTEKQDGQVSLDREGLVQWVSRRFGASLDVDNVRLIRDELKEQLIEFSRNTHGAADEQHALAKTKLDAVFGKADPKTTAAVAGGGNDSLDQLTQWLNDELNHHSAKEDLSRMNREELALTLDGAVDDRFHPEMRRMERQVLLNIVDDTWKNHLLTMDHLRSSVGLKGYAQMDPKVEYKREGMRLFETMWESIGERVTDLIFRMESLNEEFIRSTYVEGQAHHDDADSAMAVASQSTPAQAAAESSNQSNEEVRPDPIRNDGPRVGRNDPCPCGSGKKYKACHMRK